The Opitutales bacterium ASA1 genome window below encodes:
- a CDS encoding DEAD/DEAH box helicase family protein: protein MSNEADTCRKFVVPKLQAAGWETEPYSIAEQRTITDGRIVPLGKGFVRRPPRKADYLLRAERNFTLAVVEAKADWKSAGDGLQQAKEYAEMLGLKFAYATNGAEIVEFDYFTGRESIIPEFPTPPELWDRYRAGACLGSAEDTARLLLSPMNRTVDKGERYYQEIAINRTIEGLVTGRRRQLLTMATGTGKTAVAFQICWKLWTTGWNRTGEHRKPKILYLADRNILIDDPKDKEFAEFGDARFKIESGAVNLGREIYFAIYQALAKDVNRPGLYREYPGDFFDLIIVDECHRGSARDDSNWREILNYFEPAYQLGMTATPLREDNRDTYLYFGNPIYTYSLRQGIEDGFLAPYRVHRVISEWDAAGWRPNKDELDRYGRAIPDEEYQTPDFERAVALRARTEAIARHLTRFLRATDPYAKTIVFCVDQEHAHEMRRALNNLNADLVRKHPDYVCRVTADEGDIGRGHLGRFQDVETRTPTILTSSQLLTTGVNAPTCKNVVLARIVGSMTDFKQIIGRGTRVRDDYGKLWFNIVDYTGSATRLFADADFDGDPAHLTQEEIDATGNTTSVYPETPPDDDNSVDEPPSAEGGVIDSPDARQRRKLYYDGGRVEIASHLVYELDPDGKQLRVVRYTEYAAERVRTLCPTAPELRAKWADPAQRSEIIAHLAERGVDFDHLALTADQPDADPFDLLCHLAFNAPLRTRRERARRLKQNRPDFFARYSPEARAILEELLEKYAEHGDAQFVLPDVLKVAPISRHGQVGDIVKLFGSTESLRSAVTELQNSLYAS from the coding sequence ATGTCCAACGAGGCTGATACATGCCGCAAGTTCGTCGTTCCGAAACTCCAGGCCGCTGGCTGGGAAACGGAACCCTATTCCATTGCCGAACAGCGCACGATAACCGACGGCCGAATCGTCCCACTCGGCAAAGGCTTCGTGCGCCGTCCCCCGCGCAAGGCGGATTATCTTCTCCGTGCCGAGCGCAACTTCACGCTCGCCGTGGTCGAAGCCAAGGCCGACTGGAAGAGCGCCGGCGATGGCCTCCAACAAGCCAAGGAATACGCCGAGATGCTCGGCCTGAAGTTCGCCTACGCGACGAACGGCGCCGAGATCGTCGAGTTCGACTACTTCACGGGGAGAGAGTCGATCATCCCGGAGTTTCCCACACCGCCCGAGCTGTGGGACCGGTATCGCGCGGGCGCGTGCCTCGGCAGCGCTGAAGACACCGCGCGGCTCCTGCTCTCGCCGATGAATCGCACGGTCGACAAGGGTGAGCGCTATTATCAGGAGATTGCGATCAACCGCACGATCGAGGGGCTCGTCACGGGCCGCCGTCGCCAGCTTCTCACCATGGCGACCGGCACGGGAAAAACAGCGGTCGCTTTTCAGATCTGCTGGAAACTCTGGACCACCGGCTGGAACCGCACCGGCGAGCACCGCAAACCGAAGATCCTGTACCTGGCCGATCGCAACATCCTGATCGACGATCCCAAGGACAAGGAGTTCGCCGAATTCGGCGATGCCCGATTCAAGATCGAAAGCGGCGCCGTGAATCTCGGCCGCGAGATCTACTTTGCGATCTATCAGGCGCTCGCGAAAGACGTGAACCGCCCCGGCCTGTATCGCGAGTACCCCGGCGACTTCTTCGACCTGATCATCGTCGACGAGTGTCATCGCGGCAGTGCGCGCGACGACTCGAACTGGCGCGAGATCCTGAACTACTTCGAGCCGGCGTATCAACTCGGCATGACGGCCACTCCGCTGCGCGAGGACAACCGCGACACGTACCTCTACTTCGGAAATCCCATCTACACCTACAGCCTGCGTCAGGGCATCGAGGACGGCTTCCTCGCACCGTATCGAGTCCATCGCGTGATCTCCGAGTGGGACGCGGCAGGCTGGCGACCCAACAAGGACGAACTCGATCGCTACGGACGGGCGATTCCCGACGAAGAATATCAGACTCCCGATTTCGAGCGAGCCGTCGCGCTTCGCGCCCGCACGGAGGCGATCGCGCGACACCTCACGCGCTTCCTGCGCGCTACCGATCCGTATGCCAAGACGATCGTCTTCTGCGTGGATCAGGAGCACGCCCACGAAATGCGCCGTGCGCTGAACAACCTGAATGCCGACCTCGTACGGAAGCACCCCGACTACGTCTGCCGCGTCACGGCCGACGAAGGAGACATCGGCCGGGGCCATCTCGGCCGCTTCCAGGATGTCGAGACCCGCACGCCGACCATTCTGACTTCGTCGCAACTGCTCACCACCGGCGTCAACGCCCCGACGTGCAAGAACGTCGTGCTCGCGCGAATCGTGGGTTCGATGACGGACTTCAAGCAGATCATCGGCCGCGGCACCCGCGTGCGCGACGACTACGGCAAGCTCTGGTTCAACATCGTCGACTACACAGGTTCTGCCACGCGTCTCTTCGCCGACGCGGACTTCGATGGCGATCCCGCGCACCTCACTCAGGAAGAGATCGACGCCACCGGAAACACGACCAGTGTGTATCCCGAGACGCCGCCTGACGACGACAACAGCGTCGACGAGCCACCGTCCGCCGAGGGCGGTGTCATCGACTCGCCGGATGCCCGCCAACGCCGCAAGCTCTACTACGACGGTGGCCGCGTGGAGATCGCCTCGCATCTCGTCTACGAACTCGATCCCGATGGGAAACAGCTTCGCGTCGTCCGCTACACCGAGTACGCCGCGGAGAGGGTCCGTACGCTGTGCCCGACCGCGCCCGAGCTCCGCGCAAAGTGGGCCGATCCGGCGCAGCGTTCCGAGATCATCGCGCATCTCGCCGAGCGCGGTGTCGATTTCGACCATCTCGCGCTCACCGCCGATCAACCCGACGCCGACCCTTTCGATCTGCTTTGTCATCTCGCGTTCAACGCACCTCTCCGCACCCGCCGCGAACGCGCCCGCCGACTGAAGCAGAACAGGCCCGACTTCTTCGCCCGCTATTCACCCGAGGCGCGCGCGATCTTGGAGGAACTGCTCGAGAAATACGCCGAACACGGCGACGCGCAGTTCGTCCTCCCCGACGTCTTGAAGGTCGCGCCCATCTCCCGACACGGGCAGGTCGGAGACATCGTGAAACTCTTCGGGTCGACGGAGAGTCTACGCTCGGCGGTCACCGAACTGCAAAACTCGCTCTATGCCTCGTAA
- a CDS encoding hypothetical protein (frameshifted, insertion/deletion at around 3570189,3570158,3570759), whose protein sequence is MKGCTIKGLCGLVRMSRQAYYKQERVRECRQLDEEKILELVRGIRALHPRIGGLKLLEKLRPALLDAGIGLGRDRLFDLLRSRQMLVAPKKKSVRTTYYDSALPVFRNQLYELAPSGVHQAWVADITYIDTDQGPLYLTLLTDLYSRMIVGFNCAETLVAAESIEALMMAIDQLPPGFYPTHHSDRGCQFCSHEYVGTAQAAGLSISMTEQNHCYENCYAERVNGILKGEYNLDLRFRSKAQARRAVAQAIELYNHDRPHLSLQMHTPAQIHQAAA, encoded by the coding sequence GTGAAAGGCTGCACGATCAAGGGGCTGTGCGGGTTGGTCCGCATGAGCCGGCAGGCCTACTACAAGCAAGAACGCGTGCGGGAGTGCCGACAACTCGACGAGGAGAAGATCCTCGAACTGGTGCGCGGCATCCGCGCACTGCATCCACGCATCGGAGGGCTCAAGTTGCTCGAGAAGTTGAGACCCGCGCTGCTCGACGCGGGGATCGGACTGGGCCGGGATCGGCTCTTCGATTTGCTGCGCAGCCGCCAGATGCTCGTGGCCCCCAAAAAGAAGAGCGTGCGCACCACCTATTACGACTCCGCCCTGCCCGTGTTCCGCAACCAGCTCTACGAGCTGGCGCCCAGCGGCGTGCACCAAGCGTGGGTGGCCGACATCACCTACATCGACACCGACCAGGGGCCCCTCTACTTGACCCTCCTCACCGATTTGTATTCGCGCATGATCGTGGGGTTCAACTGTGCCGAGACGCTCGTGGCGGCCGAGAGCATCGAGGCGTTGATGATGGCCATCGATCAACTCCCGCCCGGCTTCTATCCCACTCACCATTCCGACCGCGGCTGCCAGTTCTGCAGCCACGAGTACGTCGGCACGGCCCAGGCCGCCGGATTGTCCATCAGCATGACCGAGCAAAACCACTGCTACGAGAACTGCTACGCGGAACGCGTCAACGGCATCCTCAAGGGCGAATACAACCTCGACCTGCGCTTCCGCTCAAAGGCACAAGCCCGCAGGGCCGTCGCACAGGCCATCGAACTCTACAACCACGATCGTCCCCACCTCTCCCTGCAGATGCACACGCCCGCTCAAATCCACCAAGCCGCCGCGTGA
- a CDS encoding DNA alkylation repair protein encodes MSTTPDTEERKPFKDWFDRAAAEALAAQVAAACPAFDRKRFVRDATRGLADLEFHGRVQRFSDALAAQLLPLAGSAEAVRILARSLPPILPDTESVTDGWRQWPLGQFIADHGVADVDASMEAMIELTQRFSSEFAVRPFIETHPQVVLARLLELTSHPSPHVRRWCSEGTRTRLPWGRRLDSLVRDPAPLWPILEALKDDPELYVRRSVANNLNDIAKDHPGLVVDRCRAWLRDATPERAWIVKRALRTLVKAGDPAALALFGVGAPERLRATLDVSPTRIAVGSEVALAATIANDCRKPQKLVIDYVVHYVRQRDKTSGKVFKWTTLDLAPGATVELRKRHPMRPTTIRALYPGEHRVDLQINGHALASGSFSLR; translated from the coding sequence ATGAGCACGACACCCGACACCGAGGAGCGGAAGCCCTTCAAGGATTGGTTCGATCGCGCCGCAGCCGAGGCCCTCGCCGCCCAGGTCGCCGCCGCTTGCCCCGCGTTCGACCGCAAACGCTTCGTGCGCGACGCGACGCGCGGGCTCGCCGACCTCGAGTTTCACGGCCGTGTCCAACGCTTCTCCGACGCCCTCGCGGCTCAGTTGCTCCCCCTCGCCGGCTCCGCCGAGGCCGTCCGCATCCTCGCCCGCAGCCTTCCGCCGATCCTGCCCGACACGGAGTCCGTGACCGACGGCTGGCGCCAATGGCCGCTCGGCCAGTTCATCGCCGACCACGGGGTTGCCGACGTGGATGCATCGATGGAGGCGATGATCGAGCTCACCCAACGCTTCTCGTCCGAGTTCGCCGTGCGGCCATTCATCGAAACGCATCCGCAGGTGGTGCTGGCGCGCTTGCTCGAGTTGACCTCCCACCCCAGCCCGCACGTGCGCCGCTGGTGCTCGGAAGGCACCCGCACGCGCCTGCCGTGGGGCCGCCGCCTCGATTCCCTCGTACGCGATCCCGCACCGCTCTGGCCCATCCTCGAAGCGTTGAAGGACGACCCCGAACTCTACGTGCGACGCTCGGTCGCGAACAACCTCAACGACATCGCCAAGGACCACCCCGGGCTCGTCGTCGATCGCTGCCGCGCGTGGTTGCGCGACGCCACGCCCGAGCGCGCGTGGATCGTGAAACGCGCGTTGCGCACGTTGGTCAAAGCCGGCGATCCCGCCGCGCTCGCGCTCTTCGGCGTCGGCGCTCCCGAGCGTCTCCGCGCCACGCTCGACGTCTCCCCCACGCGCATCGCCGTCGGCTCCGAAGTGGCACTCGCCGCCACGATCGCGAACGACTGCCGCAAGCCGCAGAAGCTCGTGATCGACTACGTCGTGCACTACGTCCGCCAGCGCGACAAGACGTCGGGCAAGGTCTTCAAATGGACCACGCTCGACCTCGCACCCGGCGCCACCGTCGAGCTGCGCAAACGCCACCCCATGCGCCCGACCACCATCCGCGCCCTCTACCCCGGCGAGCACCGCGTCGACCTCCAGATCAACGGCCACGCCCTCGCCTCGGGTTCGTTCTCGCTGCGCTGA
- a CDS encoding 2-dehydropantoate 2-reductase, with amino-acid sequence MSIRIALIGPGAIGGTLAAHLLSRPEIDLTIIARTPFDQLRVEQPDGSALVGTPPFLTTLDAASAATAAGPFDWIFVAVKAYDAAATAPWLAALLGPSTRVAIIQNGVEHRERFAPWVPASQLLPVMVDLPAERTAPGRIRQRGPGLVRVPADDLGHAFVALFAGTPIDAATSDDFTTVLWRKLTINSHGAINALLLRPNRALQTPAIAELARAIMLETIAVARAEGARLDDALADTILDSALRAAPDGVNSLHADRAAGRRMEASARNGAVVRAGLRHGIPTPFNLMATTLLEALQPTD; translated from the coding sequence ATGTCCATTCGCATCGCCCTCATCGGCCCCGGGGCCATCGGCGGCACCCTCGCCGCCCACCTGCTGTCGCGTCCCGAGATCGACCTCACGATCATCGCCCGCACCCCGTTCGACCAGCTTCGGGTCGAGCAACCCGATGGTAGTGCCCTCGTCGGCACACCGCCCTTCCTCACCACGCTCGATGCGGCCTCCGCCGCCACCGCCGCCGGTCCGTTCGATTGGATCTTCGTCGCCGTCAAAGCCTACGACGCGGCCGCAACCGCGCCTTGGCTCGCCGCGCTGCTCGGCCCGTCCACCCGCGTCGCCATCATCCAAAACGGCGTCGAACACCGCGAACGCTTCGCCCCGTGGGTCCCCGCTTCCCAACTCCTGCCCGTCATGGTCGATCTGCCCGCCGAGCGCACCGCCCCAGGCCGTATCCGTCAACGCGGCCCCGGCCTCGTCCGCGTTCCCGCCGACGACCTCGGCCACGCCTTCGTAGCCCTCTTCGCCGGCACCCCCATCGACGCCGCCACCTCCGACGACTTCACCACCGTGCTCTGGCGCAAACTGACCATCAACTCCCACGGCGCGATCAACGCTCTCCTGCTTCGACCCAACCGCGCCCTCCAAACACCCGCCATCGCCGAACTCGCCCGCGCGATCATGTTGGAAACCATCGCCGTCGCCCGCGCCGAGGGCGCCCGCCTCGACGACGCCCTCGCGGACACCATCCTCGACTCCGCCCTCCGCGCCGCCCCCGACGGCGTAAACTCCCTGCACGCCGACCGCGCCGCCGGTCGTCGCATGGAAGCCTCCGCCCGCAACGGCGCCGTCGTCCGCGCCGGCCTACGCCACGGCATCCCGACCCCGTTCAACCTCATGGCCACCACCCTCCTCGAAGCCCTCCAGCCCACCGACTGA
- a CDS encoding type II CAAX endopeptidase family protein: MTSHRFDQPHPARRIAGSPPVRIAALGFLLLVMMSLNADVMTSYAEDPIKSIQHVVALAIAGIAVYCGYAQFVEKRALPELALPGMGRELGVGLLVGAGLYAVCELVLMGLGIYRVEGLNPLSYMLPAIAMALSSGVFEELLFRGVLFRSIETWFGSWVALVVSSLVFGLTHLINPEGTLEGALFIAVEAGILLAAAYMLTRRLWLSIGFHVAWNYTQSAVFSGIVSGNEPSQGLVRSTVRGPDYLTGGSFGVESSVLALLFCTSAGIVMLVMAVRRGRIVPPVWKRPR, translated from the coding sequence ATGACCTCGCATCGCTTCGATCAGCCACACCCCGCACGGCGCATCGCCGGCTCGCCTCCGGTACGAATCGCGGCCTTGGGTTTCCTGCTTCTCGTGATGATGAGCCTGAACGCCGACGTCATGACCAGCTATGCGGAAGACCCCATCAAATCGATTCAACACGTCGTGGCATTGGCCATCGCCGGGATTGCCGTTTACTGCGGTTACGCGCAATTCGTGGAGAAGCGTGCGCTGCCCGAGCTGGCCTTGCCCGGGATGGGACGCGAACTCGGAGTCGGCCTGCTCGTGGGCGCTGGTTTGTATGCCGTCTGCGAGTTGGTTCTGATGGGTCTCGGCATCTATCGTGTGGAAGGGCTGAATCCGTTGAGCTACATGTTGCCTGCCATCGCGATGGCGTTGAGCTCCGGAGTGTTCGAAGAGCTCCTGTTCCGGGGGGTGTTGTTTCGCTCGATCGAGACTTGGTTCGGGAGCTGGGTGGCGCTCGTCGTTTCCTCCTTGGTCTTCGGGCTCACCCACCTGATCAACCCGGAGGGGACACTCGAGGGCGCGTTGTTCATCGCCGTCGAAGCCGGTATCTTGCTGGCGGCAGCCTACATGCTGACTCGCCGTTTGTGGCTGAGCATCGGCTTTCACGTCGCATGGAACTACACGCAGTCGGCGGTCTTCTCGGGCATCGTCTCCGGCAATGAACCCTCGCAAGGTCTCGTGAGATCGACGGTCAGAGGCCCGGATTATCTGACCGGTGGGAGCTTCGGCGTCGAATCGTCCGTTCTCGCGCTGCTGTTCTGCACCAGCGCTGGAATCGTGATGTTGGTGATGGCTGTGAGGCGGGGCAGAATCGTCCCACCGGTTTGGAAGCGTCCGAGGTAG
- a CDS encoding hypothetical protein (frameshifted, insertion/deletion at around 3552720): MGSVRRFLETRLKLKVNAEKSAVVPTAQLSFLGFAFKGARIVWSEKSLQRFQKRIRELTGRSWGVGMEYRIRELASYMRGWIGYFGISRTYAAVRQLDHWIRRRLRCCYWKQWKTRSNRIRQLLRLGLNRRDAILHGLVSHGCWAMSKTPVINQALSVSWLKLQGLPSLTDQWSAIHYPTKVR; this comes from the coding sequence ATGGGCAGCGTGCGACGGTTCCTGGAGACACGACTGAAGTTGAAGGTGAACGCCGAGAAGAGCGCGGTCGTACCCACGGCCCAGCTCTCCTTCCTCGGCTTCGCCTTCAAGGGTGCGCGGATCGTCTGGAGCGAGAAGTCGCTCCAGCGCTTCCAAAAGCGCATCCGCGAACTGACGGGCCGCAGTTGGGGCGTGGGTATGGAGTATCGGATTCGTGAACTCGCGTCGTACATGCGAGGTTGGATCGGATACTTCGGCATCAGCCGCACCTACGCGGCGGTTCGACAACTCGATCACTGGATCAGAAGACGACTGCGCTGCTGCTATTGGAAGCAATGGAAGACGCGCAGCAACCGCATCCGCCAACTGTTGCGCCTGGGCCTCAATCGCAGAGACGCGATCCTGCACGGGCTGGTCAGTCACGGATGTTGGGCGATGTCCAAGACCCCGGTGATCAATCAGGCGCTATCCGTGTCGTGGCTGAAACTACAGGGATTGCCGTCTCTCACGGATCAGTGGAGCGCTATCCATTATCCAACCAAGGTCCGATGA
- a CDS encoding zeta toxin family protein, with translation MPRKRAHCHVIAGANGAGKTTFATEFLPVYAECRNFINADLIARGLAPFAPETGLARAGRIALERIEELAEAGADFGFETTLAGRTYASILRRLRARGYRIHLFYLWIPSADLALLRIRDRVESGGHDVPEVDVRRRFSRTLRNLLDLYRPLCDTVHFFDNSSDVPRLVFEEEFGRTTVLDPTLYEEILRPLRP, from the coding sequence ATGCCTCGTAAGCGGGCACACTGTCACGTGATCGCCGGAGCCAATGGTGCAGGCAAGACGACCTTCGCCACCGAGTTCTTGCCCGTCTACGCCGAGTGCCGGAACTTCATCAACGCCGACCTCATCGCGCGCGGTCTGGCCCCGTTCGCACCGGAAACCGGTCTTGCACGGGCCGGACGCATCGCCTTGGAGCGCATCGAGGAACTCGCGGAAGCCGGCGCAGACTTCGGCTTCGAAACGACCCTCGCTGGTCGGACCTACGCCTCGATCCTCCGGCGGCTGCGGGCGCGCGGGTACCGCATCCACTTGTTCTACCTCTGGATTCCGAGTGCCGATCTCGCGCTGCTCCGCATCCGCGACCGCGTGGAAAGCGGCGGGCACGACGTGCCCGAGGTCGACGTCCGCCGCCGCTTCTCCCGCACGCTGCGCAACCTCCTCGATCTCTACCGACCGCTCTGCGACACGGTGCACTTCTTCGACAACTCCTCCGATGTGCCCCGCCTCGTCTTCGAGGAGGAATTCGGCCGAACCACCGTGCTTGACCCCACCCTCTACGAGGAAATCCTCCGTCCGCTTCGCCCATGA
- a CDS encoding type I restriction-modification system subunit M — protein MPRARKFAATSAPAPATTAQSLGSLLKSTRDIMRKDKGLNGDLDRLPMLTWIMFLKFLDDLEIQREQESELSGKRFKPAVEAPYRWRDWAANPQGITGDALIAWVNNDEAVGPDGKRGPGLFAYLRRLTSSNGDNRRDVIATVFKGVQNRMVSGYLLRDVVDKVAGIHFTASDELHTLGSLYESMLREMRDAAGDSGEFYTPRAVVRFIVKVTNPRIGERVLDPATGTAGFLVEAFEHLKAQCKTVQQHRTLQESSLFGCEPKPLPYLLGQMNLLLHGLDAPQIDPGNALRFKLTELGEKDRVDVIITNPPFGGEEEKGIQGNFPEDKQTSETALLFLQLIMRKLRRASRAGLPPARAAVVVPNGTLFGDGVCARIKQELLTEFNLHTIVRLPNGVFAPYTSIPTNILFFDRAGPTEHVWYYEQPLPEGRKNYTKTAPIQFDEFADCIAWWDKRRKNDRAWKVPAKELLDSGCNLDRKNPSAKEDITHMPPEKLVADILRKEERIAEIMGNIKKLLEASSA, from the coding sequence ATGCCTCGCGCCCGTAAGTTCGCCGCGACGTCCGCGCCGGCTCCCGCCACCACCGCCCAGTCCCTCGGCTCGCTGCTCAAGTCCACGCGCGACATCATGCGCAAGGACAAGGGCCTCAACGGCGACCTCGATCGCCTGCCGATGCTCACGTGGATCATGTTCCTGAAGTTCCTCGACGATCTCGAGATTCAGCGGGAGCAGGAGTCCGAGCTGAGCGGCAAGCGCTTCAAGCCCGCCGTCGAGGCGCCGTACCGCTGGCGCGACTGGGCCGCGAATCCGCAGGGCATCACCGGCGACGCGCTGATCGCGTGGGTCAACAACGACGAGGCCGTCGGCCCCGACGGCAAACGCGGCCCCGGCCTCTTCGCCTACCTGCGCCGGCTCACGTCGAGCAACGGCGACAACCGCCGGGACGTGATCGCCACCGTATTCAAGGGCGTGCAGAACCGCATGGTCAGCGGCTACCTCCTGCGCGACGTCGTCGACAAGGTCGCCGGCATCCACTTCACCGCGAGCGACGAACTGCACACGCTCGGTTCGCTCTACGAGTCGATGTTGCGCGAGATGCGCGACGCCGCGGGCGACTCCGGCGAGTTCTACACGCCGCGTGCCGTCGTCCGCTTCATCGTCAAGGTAACGAACCCGCGCATTGGCGAACGCGTGCTCGATCCCGCCACCGGCACGGCCGGCTTCCTTGTCGAGGCGTTCGAGCACCTGAAGGCGCAGTGCAAGACCGTGCAGCAGCACCGCACACTCCAGGAAAGCTCGCTCTTCGGCTGCGAGCCCAAGCCCCTGCCGTATCTGCTCGGGCAGATGAACCTCCTCCTGCACGGACTCGACGCGCCGCAGATCGATCCCGGCAACGCGCTCCGTTTCAAGCTCACCGAACTCGGCGAGAAGGATCGCGTGGACGTCATCATCACCAACCCGCCGTTCGGCGGCGAGGAGGAGAAGGGCATCCAAGGCAACTTCCCCGAGGACAAGCAGACCTCCGAGACCGCGCTGCTCTTCCTCCAGCTCATCATGCGCAAACTCCGCCGCGCCTCGCGCGCCGGCCTGCCACCCGCGCGCGCCGCGGTCGTCGTGCCCAATGGCACGCTTTTCGGCGACGGCGTGTGCGCGCGCATCAAGCAGGAGCTGCTCACCGAGTTCAACCTGCACACCATCGTCCGGCTGCCCAACGGCGTCTTCGCGCCCTACACCAGCATCCCGACCAACATCCTCTTCTTCGACCGCGCCGGTCCGACCGAGCACGTCTGGTACTACGAGCAGCCGCTACCCGAGGGACGGAAAAACTACACCAAGACCGCGCCAATCCAGTTCGACGAATTCGCCGACTGCATCGCGTGGTGGGACAAGCGCCGGAAAAACGATCGCGCGTGGAAAGTCCCCGCCAAGGAACTCCTCGACTCCGGCTGCAACCTCGACCGCAAGAACCCGAGCGCGAAGGAGGACATCACGCACATGCCGCCTGAAAAGCTGGTCGCAGACATCCTTCGAAAGGAGGAGCGGATTGCGGAAATCATGGGCAATATCAAGAAGCTCTTGGAGGCATCCTCAGCGTGA
- a CDS encoding flavin reductase family protein, with translation MEFDLGSLPSSEHYRLLASVVVPRPIAWVTTRSVDGIVNAAPFSFFNLLGSSPAVVALGIGEKSDGSPKDTRRNIVDTGEFVVNLVTFAAREAMNGTSVEAPADASEVDALGLETLPSVWVKPPRLAVSPVHLECRLHKVEVMGDNHIVLGEVVHLHIDDAYYDAERRHVATERMDLVARMHGRGGYLRATDLFDMPRPAPGTPPKR, from the coding sequence ATGGAATTCGATCTGGGTTCGCTGCCGTCTTCGGAACACTACCGGTTGCTGGCGTCGGTCGTCGTGCCGCGACCGATCGCGTGGGTCACGACGCGGAGCGTCGACGGCATCGTCAATGCGGCGCCGTTCAGTTTCTTCAACCTGCTCGGCTCGAGTCCGGCGGTCGTCGCGTTGGGCATCGGGGAGAAATCGGACGGGAGCCCGAAGGACACGCGTCGCAACATCGTGGATACGGGAGAGTTCGTGGTGAACCTCGTCACCTTCGCCGCGCGCGAAGCCATGAACGGCACCTCCGTGGAGGCACCGGCGGACGCGAGCGAAGTGGATGCTCTCGGTTTGGAGACCCTGCCGTCGGTGTGGGTGAAGCCGCCCCGGCTGGCAGTCTCGCCGGTGCACCTCGAGTGCCGGCTGCACAAGGTGGAGGTGATGGGCGACAACCACATCGTCCTCGGCGAAGTCGTGCACCTGCACATCGACGATGCGTACTACGACGCGGAGCGCCGACACGTGGCGACCGAGCGCATGGATCTCGTCGCACGCATGCACGGACGGGGTGGTTACCTGCGCGCGACGGATCTCTTCGACATGCCGCGACCTGCTCCGGGGACGCCTCCGAAGCGTTGA
- a CDS encoding SDR family oxidoreductase codes for MNLKNKNAVVYGVGDSLGGAVARALAAAGAKVFLTARRRAHAVKVAEAIAAAGGLAEADEVDALDETAVRAHAEHVVSKAGTLDISFNLIGIDDLQGVPLVEMSLADFVRPVDIAMRSQFLTATTAGRIMSRQGSGVILTLTATPGGMGCPHVGGFGPACCAIEALSRNLATELGPDGVRVVNIRSAGSPDSRPFRSSAEHGGDVVHEWIDKIKSDTMLKRLPAMDDIAHAAVFLASDLAGMITGVTLDITVGTTSALNYMTRAREPRNG; via the coding sequence ATGAACCTGAAGAACAAGAATGCCGTCGTCTACGGAGTCGGCGACTCTCTCGGCGGAGCTGTCGCCCGCGCACTGGCCGCGGCGGGCGCGAAGGTCTTTCTCACCGCCCGACGCCGTGCCCATGCGGTGAAGGTGGCCGAAGCGATCGCCGCCGCGGGCGGTCTGGCCGAGGCCGACGAAGTGGATGCTCTCGATGAAACCGCCGTCCGCGCTCACGCCGAACACGTGGTGAGCAAAGCCGGCACGCTCGACATCTCCTTCAATCTGATCGGCATCGACGACCTCCAGGGTGTTCCGCTGGTGGAGATGTCGCTGGCCGACTTCGTCCGCCCGGTGGACATCGCGATGCGTTCGCAGTTTCTCACGGCGACCACGGCAGGCAGGATCATGTCGCGGCAGGGCTCCGGCGTGATACTCACGCTCACCGCGACGCCGGGCGGGATGGGCTGTCCGCACGTCGGCGGCTTCGGGCCGGCTTGCTGCGCGATCGAGGCCCTCTCGAGGAATCTCGCCACGGAACTCGGCCCCGACGGGGTGCGCGTGGTCAACATCCGCTCCGCCGGGTCGCCCGACTCGCGGCCGTTTCGCAGCTCGGCGGAGCACGGCGGCGACGTGGTGCACGAGTGGATCGACAAGATCAAGTCGGACACCATGCTCAAGCGGTTGCCGGCGATGGACGACATAGCCCACGCGGCCGTCTTCCTCGCCTCCGATCTCGCTGGGATGATCACTGGCGTGACGCTCGATATCACCGTCGGCACGACCAGTGCGCTCAATTACATGACGCGTGCGCGCGAGCCGCGCAATGGATGA